A single Cupriavidus sp. D39 DNA region contains:
- a CDS encoding TetR/AcrR family transcriptional regulator: MENTVRSERSRQIILDAAIAILAREGPGRLTIDAIAQEGGISKGRVMHQFRTKAAVVEALLEHQIEYFDKFAKDYFAAAGAGNPEAQLSEQILAFRESISHPQSLVFAILGSIAENPELLSVVREKTAEKVVRIKEEAEDPDLALLRWQAAQGMVLAKMLGLCPLAPQERDRLFDRLLDSQAWSTQPKPKKRK; this comes from the coding sequence ATGGAGAACACGGTACGGTCGGAGCGATCCCGCCAGATCATCCTCGACGCAGCAATCGCCATCCTCGCGCGCGAGGGCCCTGGCCGGCTCACGATCGATGCCATCGCGCAAGAGGGCGGGATCAGCAAGGGCCGGGTGATGCACCAGTTCCGTACAAAGGCGGCCGTGGTGGAGGCGCTGCTGGAGCATCAGATCGAGTACTTCGACAAGTTCGCGAAGGACTACTTTGCCGCTGCCGGCGCCGGGAATCCCGAGGCGCAGCTGTCAGAGCAGATCCTGGCGTTTCGCGAATCCATCTCCCATCCACAGTCGCTCGTCTTTGCCATCCTCGGCTCCATTGCGGAGAACCCAGAACTGTTGTCGGTGGTCAGGGAGAAGACGGCCGAGAAGGTGGTGCGCATCAAGGAAGAGGCTGAGGATCCCGATCTGGCGCTGCTGCGCTGGCAGGCTGCCCAGGGGATGGTGCTCGCAAAGATGCTGGGGCTCTGCCCGCTTGCGCCGCAGGAGCGCGACCGCTTGTTCGACCGGCTGCTCGACAGCCAGGCCTGGTCAACGCAGCCCAAGCCCAAGAAAAGAAAGTAG
- a CDS encoding paraquat-inducible protein A — MRIPTATAHPAASLGLLSCHACAALSPSDLVGEPCPRCGATLHHRKPRSLTRTWAFLLAAYMLYIPANLLPVMVTQSILGTQRDTIFSGVIYLWMSGANLLAIIVLIASIVVPLLKMAILTLLLLTVQLRSSWRIRQQTRLYRLLELIGRWSMLDIFVVALLASLVRADSLATIVPGGGAIAFGSVVVLTMMASLSFDPRLLWDSLDARHVRP; from the coding sequence ATGAGAATCCCAACCGCCACAGCACACCCAGCTGCCTCACTGGGTCTTCTGTCTTGCCACGCCTGCGCCGCGCTCAGCCCGAGCGATCTGGTGGGCGAACCCTGCCCGCGCTGCGGCGCCACCCTGCATCATCGCAAACCGCGGAGCCTGACCCGTACATGGGCCTTCCTGCTGGCGGCCTACATGCTCTATATCCCTGCCAACCTGCTGCCAGTGATGGTGACGCAATCCATCCTTGGCACGCAGCGCGACACCATCTTCTCGGGCGTCATCTACCTGTGGATGTCGGGCGCCAATCTGCTCGCCATCATCGTACTGATTGCGAGCATCGTCGTGCCGCTCTTGAAGATGGCGATCCTTACCCTCTTGCTGCTCACCGTGCAATTGCGCTCAAGCTGGCGCATCCGCCAGCAGACCCGCCTCTATCGCCTGCTTGAACTGATTGGTCGCTGGTCGATGCTCGATATCTTCGTGGTCGCGCTGCTGGCTTCGCTGGTACGGGCCGACTCGCTAGCGACCATTGTTCCAGGCGGCGGGGCGATTGCCTTCGGCTCCGTGGTGGTGCTCACCATGATGGCTTCGCTGAGTTTTGACCCACGCCTGCTGTGGGATTCGCTGGATGCAAGACATGTCCGACCTTGA
- a CDS encoding DUF3313 domain-containing protein — MLASNTTNRLLVMAVLAVVMTGCASTKPVAYSGISSSAVLTTNAKEEAERIPYSYATTVDWRKYTSIIVDPVEIYKGRDHQFEDMSAEDKAALASYMQSQFSEKLKTRFAVVNSPARDTLRLKLTLTGANTTTPVLGPLLRFDIAGGLYNGVQAIRGREGAMTGYVIYAVEIFDAQSNRLLKAYITKQYPNAMNVVANFGALTASRTGIDKGADALVEQLR; from the coding sequence ATGCTCGCCTCCAATACAACGAACCGACTTCTGGTGATGGCAGTACTTGCCGTGGTCATGACAGGTTGCGCGAGCACAAAGCCCGTGGCCTATTCCGGCATCTCATCGTCAGCCGTGCTGACAACCAACGCCAAAGAGGAAGCCGAGCGCATTCCGTATAGCTATGCGACGACGGTGGACTGGCGCAAATACACTTCGATCATCGTTGACCCGGTTGAAATCTACAAAGGCCGGGACCATCAGTTCGAAGATATGTCCGCTGAAGACAAAGCCGCGCTTGCGAGCTACATGCAGTCGCAATTTTCCGAAAAGCTTAAAACCCGCTTTGCTGTAGTGAACAGCCCGGCCCGGGACACGTTGCGCCTGAAGCTGACCCTGACCGGTGCGAATACCACTACACCTGTTCTCGGGCCATTGTTGCGCTTCGACATTGCCGGTGGGCTCTATAACGGGGTGCAGGCAATCCGGGGGCGAGAGGGCGCGATGACGGGCTATGTCATCTACGCCGTCGAGATTTTCGATGCGCAGAGCAACCGGCTTCTCAAGGCATACATCACCAAGCAATACCCCAATGCCATGAACGTTGTCGCCAATTTCGGTGCATTGACTGCTTCCAGGACTGGCATCGATAAAGGTGCGGACGCGCTCGTAGAACAACTCCGGTGA
- a CDS encoding PqiC family protein: protein MMKGSNLPRLAAGLVIVSAAAVLAGCASPEARYYTLSPAAEARPAAVPVTGQAPEPVWIEVAPVRVPERVNRVNLVLSNSSGRLKLLQQDRWSASLPDEFRDALSQRLQVSLGAVDTYQHGRPGAEPLYRVSAEVVQIDAAIDERVSAIVHWTVHRLPDGKVTVGYTRAELAAAGGVDGVVAAYQQVVINTAADIAAAVRSLRS from the coding sequence ATGATGAAAGGCAGCAATCTGCCACGACTGGCTGCGGGGCTGGTGATCGTGTCTGCCGCCGCTGTGCTGGCCGGCTGCGCCTCGCCCGAGGCGCGGTATTACACCTTGTCACCAGCGGCGGAGGCTCGTCCTGCGGCCGTGCCGGTGACTGGCCAGGCACCGGAGCCTGTATGGATCGAAGTGGCACCCGTTCGCGTGCCGGAACGCGTCAACCGGGTCAATCTTGTCCTGAGCAACAGCAGTGGCAGGCTCAAGCTGTTGCAGCAAGATCGCTGGTCGGCATCGCTCCCGGACGAATTTCGCGACGCGCTGTCTCAACGCTTGCAAGTGAGCCTGGGCGCCGTCGATACGTACCAGCATGGCAGGCCCGGCGCGGAGCCGCTTTATCGCGTCAGCGCCGAAGTGGTACAGATCGATGCCGCCATCGACGAACGTGTCAGCGCTATCGTCCACTGGACCGTGCACCGGTTGCCCGACGGCAAAGTGACGGTGGGGTACACGCGGGCGGAGCTGGCAGCAGCGGGAGGCGTGGATGGCGTTGTAGCCGCCTATCAGCAGGTAGTGATCAACACCGCCGCCGACATCGCGGCGGCGGTGCGCTCGCTACGATCGTGA
- a CDS encoding MFS transporter yields MSSIHSSSQDAAKADDSKVQPAAGRDRMTSMEVRASISLASIFALRMLGLFLILPVFAEYAHGLPDGHDAQRVGLAMGIYGLMQAFLHIPLGWLSDRVGRKPVMVAGLLLFVAGGLVAANSDTLSGIIIGRSLQGMGAISAAITACIADLTREQHRTKAMAMVGGSIGLTFALSLVIASPLLHSIGMPGIFTLMSVLGVIAILVTLFLVPTPPPPHPVRLPFRSVLLNPDLIRLNVGVLALHASQVAMFMVVPAMLSDAGMPLDQHWKVYLPVVLVSFVLMLGPMMAAERYGKVRPVLLCAVGLMTAVQLLFAAVHGLWGIVGVLLLFFVAFNVLEAMQPSLVSRYAAAARGAALGVYNTTQAMGLFLGGAVGGWLLKHEGRSAVFIGCAVVLLLWLIIAWNMKSPPARKSSVPAVAV; encoded by the coding sequence ATGTCGTCGATCCATAGCTCCTCCCAAGATGCGGCCAAGGCCGACGATTCCAAGGTTCAGCCGGCTGCCGGGCGCGACCGCATGACCAGCATGGAAGTGCGCGCCAGCATTTCGCTCGCCAGCATCTTCGCGCTGCGCATGCTGGGCCTGTTCCTGATCCTGCCCGTGTTCGCCGAGTACGCGCACGGCCTGCCCGACGGGCACGATGCCCAGCGCGTGGGCCTCGCCATGGGCATTTACGGCCTGATGCAAGCCTTCCTGCACATTCCGCTCGGCTGGCTGTCCGACCGCGTCGGCCGCAAGCCGGTGATGGTGGCCGGCCTGCTGCTGTTCGTCGCCGGCGGGCTGGTGGCGGCCAATTCCGACACGCTGTCCGGCATCATCATCGGCCGCTCGCTGCAAGGCATGGGCGCGATCTCCGCGGCCATCACCGCCTGCATCGCCGACCTGACCCGCGAGCAGCATCGCACCAAGGCCATGGCCATGGTGGGTGGCAGCATCGGCCTGACCTTCGCGCTGTCGCTGGTGATCGCCTCGCCGCTGCTGCACAGCATCGGCATGCCGGGGATCTTCACGCTGATGTCGGTGCTGGGCGTGATCGCCATCCTGGTGACCCTGTTCCTGGTGCCCACGCCGCCGCCGCCGCATCCCGTGCGGCTGCCGTTTCGCAGCGTGCTGCTCAACCCCGACCTGATCCGCCTGAACGTGGGCGTGCTGGCCTTGCATGCGTCGCAGGTGGCCATGTTCATGGTGGTGCCGGCCATGCTCAGCGACGCCGGCATGCCGCTGGACCAGCACTGGAAGGTCTACCTGCCGGTGGTGCTGGTGTCCTTCGTCCTGATGCTCGGCCCGATGATGGCCGCCGAGCGCTATGGCAAGGTGCGCCCCGTGCTGCTCTGCGCTGTTGGCCTGATGACCGCGGTGCAACTGCTGTTTGCCGCCGTGCACGGCCTGTGGGGCATCGTGGGCGTGCTGCTGTTGTTCTTCGTCGCCTTCAATGTGCTGGAGGCCATGCAGCCCTCGCTGGTATCGCGCTACGCCGCTGCGGCGCGCGGAGCGGCGCTTGGCGTCTACAACACCACGCAGGCGATGGGCCTGTTCCTGGGCGGCGCGGTGGGTGGCTGGCTGCTCAAGCATGAGGGCCGCAGCGCGGTCTTCATCGGCTGCGCCGTCGTGCTCCTGCTCTGGCTTATAATTGCCTGGAACATGAAGTCGCCTCCGGCCCGGAAAAGCAGTGTCCCGGCCGTCGCTGTCTGA
- a CDS encoding LysR substrate-binding domain-containing protein has product MELRQLRYFVQVVELGSMGQAAQKLGVVTSALSQQISRLESELSTRLLQRTSSGVVPTDAGLAFWRQAQLAIRHADDAVRAAQLARLSGHVSVGMAPSTIAVLGLPFMLAMRERYPDIRLHLVENLSGNLASMIGARQLDLAVLFQVEGTQRWSVTPLLDERLFVIAKEGLPGLPVAAPVQLEQLGNLPLILPSSPHGLRALLNTAFARSQHPLNVIAEIDGLAMLMDAVRAGLGATIQPGAAVARLIGEPLRMMEIADSSSTGTVHRPNLLVSLCDDELSPAGLAARTVLASVTRALVEDGRWPGATLHKA; this is encoded by the coding sequence ATGGAACTTCGGCAGCTGCGCTACTTCGTGCAGGTAGTGGAACTGGGCAGCATGGGGCAGGCAGCCCAGAAGCTGGGGGTGGTGACCTCGGCATTGAGCCAGCAGATCAGCCGGCTCGAAAGCGAGCTGTCGACCCGCCTGCTGCAAAGGACCTCGAGCGGGGTCGTGCCCACCGACGCGGGCCTGGCCTTCTGGCGGCAGGCGCAGCTGGCGATCCGCCACGCCGACGACGCCGTGCGCGCCGCGCAGTTGGCACGCCTGTCCGGCCATGTCAGCGTGGGCATGGCGCCGAGTACGATCGCCGTGCTCGGCTTGCCCTTCATGCTGGCCATGCGCGAGCGCTACCCCGATATCCGGCTGCATCTGGTCGAAAACCTGTCCGGCAACCTGGCGTCGATGATCGGCGCGCGGCAACTCGACCTCGCCGTGCTGTTCCAGGTCGAAGGTACCCAACGCTGGAGCGTGACGCCGCTGCTCGACGAGCGGCTGTTCGTCATCGCCAAGGAGGGACTCCCCGGATTGCCAGTGGCTGCGCCCGTGCAGCTCGAACAGCTTGGCAACCTGCCGCTGATCCTGCCGAGCAGCCCACACGGCTTGCGCGCCTTGCTCAATACCGCGTTTGCGCGCAGCCAGCATCCGCTCAACGTCATTGCCGAGATCGACGGCCTGGCGATGCTGATGGATGCGGTGCGCGCCGGCCTCGGCGCTACCATCCAGCCTGGCGCGGCGGTGGCCCGGCTGATCGGCGAGCCGCTGCGCATGATGGAAATCGCCGACAGCAGCAGCACCGGCACGGTCCATCGGCCCAACCTGCTGGTCAGCCTCTGCGACGACGAACTCTCCCCGGCCGGCCTGGCGGCCCGCACCGTGCTGGCCAGCGTGACCCGCGCACTGGTCGAGGACGGGCGCTGGCCCGGCGCCACTCTTCACAAAGCCTGA
- a CDS encoding Bug family tripartite tricarboxylate transporter substrate binding protein yields the protein MKSTARRAVIAGILGTALMSVGVVAFAADNWPARPISLVVPFAAGGTTDIIGRTIGQKLGEALRQPVVIDNRPGAGGTLGAANVARAQADGYTFLLATVAHTMAPGIYKTLPYDFTKDLDPVGMVALTPNVLLVNQMIPAKSVPELIAYIKAHPGKVNYGSAGTGSTEHLSGELFRAMTGTDIAHVPYKGGAPMMTDLIAGQIQMAIETSPSAAPHVRSGKVKALAVTTAKRSTAYPGVPTLDESGVKGFEVTTWYALMAPRGTPPAVEQRVSAELAKVLKLPEVQKRFEEQGVTAGDMTPTQLSGFIRSETAKWTKVAKDSGASME from the coding sequence ATGAAGTCCACCGCACGCCGCGCCGTGATCGCCGGCATCCTCGGCACCGCCCTCATGTCGGTGGGTGTCGTCGCATTCGCGGCGGACAATTGGCCAGCCAGGCCGATCTCGCTGGTGGTCCCGTTTGCCGCTGGCGGCACCACCGATATCATCGGCCGCACCATCGGCCAGAAGCTCGGTGAAGCGTTGCGCCAGCCGGTGGTGATCGACAACCGGCCCGGCGCCGGCGGCACGCTCGGCGCCGCCAATGTGGCAAGGGCGCAGGCCGATGGCTACACCTTCCTGCTTGCTACCGTGGCGCATACCATGGCGCCCGGCATCTACAAGACGCTCCCCTACGATTTCACCAAGGACCTCGACCCGGTCGGCATGGTCGCGCTGACACCCAACGTGCTGCTGGTCAACCAAATGATCCCGGCCAAGTCCGTGCCGGAACTGATCGCCTACATCAAGGCACATCCGGGCAAGGTCAACTACGGCTCCGCCGGCACCGGCAGCACCGAGCACCTCTCCGGCGAACTGTTCCGCGCGATGACGGGCACCGACATCGCCCACGTGCCCTACAAGGGCGGCGCCCCGATGATGACAGACCTGATCGCCGGGCAAATCCAGATGGCTATCGAAACCAGCCCCTCCGCCGCGCCCCACGTGCGCAGCGGCAAGGTGAAGGCGCTCGCCGTCACCACGGCGAAGCGGTCCACCGCCTATCCAGGCGTGCCAACGCTCGACGAAAGCGGCGTCAAGGGATTCGAGGTGACGACGTGGTACGCGCTGATGGCGCCGCGGGGCACACCGCCCGCGGTCGAGCAGCGTGTCAGTGCGGAGCTGGCCAAGGTGTTGAAGCTGCCCGAGGTGCAGAAACGCTTCGAGGAGCAAGGCGTGACGGCGGGCGATATGACGCCGACGCAGTTGTCCGGGTTCATCCGTTCGGAAACTGCCAAGTGGACCAAGGTGGCCAAGGACTCCGGCGCCAGCATGGAATGA
- the uvrA gene encoding excinuclease ABC subunit UvrA: MEEIRIRGARTHNLKNINLDLPRNKLIVITGLSGSGKSSLAFDTLYAEGQRRYVESLSAYARQFLQLMEKPDVDLIEGLSPAIAIEQKATSHNPRSTVGTVTEIHDYLRLLYARAGTPYCPDHNLPLQAQSVSQMVDAALALPEDTKLMILAPVVANRKGEHSDLFDTMQAQGFVRFRVRSGGGTTHEAPAVVYEVDALPKLKKTEKHSIEVVVDRVKVRPDIKQRLAESFETALRLADGRAIALEIDTSQEHVFSSKFACPICSYSLQELEPRLFSFNNPMGACPTCDGLGQITFFDPKRVVAFPNLSLASGAIKGWDRRNQFYFQMLQSLAAYYDFELETAFEDLPAEVQEVVLHGSGEVEIPFTYMNERGRTTVREHAFEGIIPNLERRYRETDSIAVREELAKYQNNQPCPACHGTRLRTEARHVKLGENDQARAIYEINGWPLRDALTYFLTLDMHGAKREIADKIVKEISARLNFLNNVGLDYLSLERSADTLSGGEAQRIRLASQIGSGLTGVMYVLDEPSIGLHQRDNDRLIGTLKHLRDIGNSVLVVEHDEDMIRASDYVVDIGPGAGVHGGMIVAEGTPLQIEQSPNSLTGQYMSGARRIEVPKERAAPDEEKLLRIINATGNNLRNVSAEIPVGLLTCVTGVSGSGKSTLINDTLYHAVARHLYGSTAEPAAHDRIDGLEHFDKVINVDQSPIGRTPRSNPATYTGLFTPIRELFAGVPSAKERGYDPGRFSFNVKGGRCEACQGDGVIKVEMHFLPDVYVPCDVCHGKRYNRETLEVLYKGKNIHEVLDMTVEHAHEFFLAVPVVRRKLKTLLDVGLGYIRLGQSATTLSGGEAQRVKLSLELSKRDTGRTLYILDEPTTGLHFHDIELLLKVIHKLRDQGNTVVIIEHNLDVIKTADWLLDMGPEGGAGGGQVIAKGTPETVAASRASFTGKYLAPLLERR; encoded by the coding sequence ATGGAAGAAATTAGAATCCGTGGTGCCCGTACCCACAACCTGAAGAACATCAATCTCGATCTGCCGCGCAACAAGCTGATCGTGATTACCGGGCTGTCCGGATCGGGCAAGTCCTCGCTCGCCTTCGACACCCTGTACGCGGAGGGCCAGCGCCGCTACGTGGAGTCGCTGTCGGCCTACGCGCGCCAGTTCCTGCAACTGATGGAGAAGCCCGACGTCGACCTGATCGAGGGGCTTTCGCCGGCGATCGCCATCGAACAGAAGGCAACCAGCCACAACCCGCGCTCGACAGTGGGCACGGTCACCGAGATCCACGACTACCTGCGGCTGCTGTACGCCCGCGCCGGCACGCCTTACTGCCCCGATCACAACCTGCCCTTGCAGGCGCAAAGCGTCTCGCAGATGGTCGACGCCGCGCTGGCGCTGCCCGAAGACACCAAGCTGATGATCCTGGCGCCGGTGGTGGCCAACCGCAAGGGCGAGCATTCCGACCTGTTCGACACCATGCAGGCGCAGGGCTTCGTGCGCTTTCGCGTGCGTTCGGGGGGCGGCACCACGCATGAGGCGCCGGCGGTTGTCTACGAGGTGGACGCGCTGCCCAAGCTGAAGAAGACCGAGAAACACTCCATCGAGGTGGTGGTGGATCGCGTCAAGGTGCGCCCCGATATCAAGCAGCGGCTGGCGGAATCGTTCGAGACCGCGCTGCGCCTGGCCGATGGCCGCGCCATCGCGCTGGAGATCGACACCAGCCAGGAGCATGTATTCAGCTCCAAGTTCGCCTGCCCGATCTGCTCGTACTCGCTGCAGGAACTCGAGCCGCGCCTGTTCTCGTTCAACAACCCGATGGGCGCCTGCCCGACCTGCGACGGCCTGGGCCAGATCACCTTCTTCGATCCCAAGCGGGTGGTGGCCTTCCCCAACCTGTCGCTGGCCTCGGGCGCCATCAAGGGCTGGGACCGCCGCAACCAGTTCTACTTCCAGATGCTGCAGAGCCTGGCGGCCTACTACGACTTCGAGCTCGAGACGGCTTTCGAGGACCTGCCGGCCGAGGTGCAGGAAGTCGTGCTGCACGGCTCCGGCGAGGTGGAGATCCCGTTCACCTATATGAACGAGCGCGGCCGCACCACGGTGCGCGAGCATGCCTTCGAGGGCATCATCCCCAACCTGGAGCGGCGCTATCGCGAGACCGATTCGATCGCGGTGCGCGAGGAACTGGCCAAGTACCAGAATAACCAGCCCTGCCCCGCCTGCCACGGCACCCGCCTGCGCACCGAGGCGCGCCACGTCAAGCTGGGCGAGAACGACCAGGCGCGCGCCATCTACGAGATCAACGGCTGGCCGCTGCGCGACGCGCTGACGTATTTCCTCACGCTGGACATGCACGGCGCCAAGCGCGAGATTGCCGACAAGATCGTCAAGGAAATCAGCGCGCGCCTGAACTTCCTCAACAACGTGGGGCTGGATTACCTGTCGCTGGAACGCAGCGCCGACACGCTGTCGGGCGGCGAGGCGCAGCGCATCCGGCTGGCGTCGCAGATCGGCTCCGGCCTGACGGGCGTGATGTATGTGCTCGACGAACCTTCCATCGGCCTGCACCAGCGCGACAACGACCGCCTGATCGGCACGCTCAAGCACCTGCGCGACATCGGCAACTCCGTGCTGGTGGTGGAGCACGACGAAGACATGATCCGCGCCTCCGACTACGTGGTCGACATCGGCCCGGGCGCCGGAGTGCACGGCGGCATGATCGTGGCCGAAGGCACGCCGCTGCAGATCGAGCAGTCGCCCAACTCGCTCACCGGGCAGTACATGTCCGGCGCGCGCCGCATCGAGGTGCCCAAGGAGCGCGCCGCGCCCGACGAGGAAAAGCTGCTGCGCATCATCAATGCCACCGGCAACAACCTGCGCAACGTCAGCGCCGAGATCCCGGTGGGCCTGCTCACCTGCGTGACCGGCGTGTCCGGCTCGGGCAAGTCGACGCTGATCAACGACACGCTCTACCACGCGGTGGCGCGCCACCTGTATGGCTCCACGGCGGAGCCCGCGGCGCACGACCGCATCGACGGGCTGGAGCATTTCGACAAAGTCATCAACGTCGACCAGAGCCCGATCGGCCGTACGCCGCGCTCGAACCCCGCTACGTACACCGGCCTGTTCACGCCGATCCGCGAGCTGTTCGCGGGCGTGCCCTCGGCCAAGGAGCGTGGCTACGATCCGGGCCGCTTCTCGTTCAACGTCAAGGGCGGGCGCTGCGAGGCCTGCCAGGGCGATGGCGTGATCAAGGTCGAGATGCACTTCCTGCCTGATGTGTACGTGCCTTGCGATGTCTGCCACGGCAAGCGCTACAACCGCGAAACGCTGGAAGTGCTCTACAAGGGCAAGAACATCCACGAAGTGCTCGACATGACGGTGGAGCACGCGCACGAGTTCTTCCTGGCGGTGCCTGTCGTGCGGCGCAAGCTCAAGACGCTGCTCGACGTGGGCCTGGGCTACATCCGGCTGGGCCAGTCCGCCACCACGCTCTCGGGCGGCGAGGCGCAGCGCGTCAAGCTGTCGCTGGAGCTGTCCAAGCGCGACACCGGCCGCACGCTCTACATCCTGGACGAGCCCACCACGGGCCTGCACTTCCACGATATCGAGCTGCTGCTCAAGGTCATCCACAAGCTGCGCGACCAGGGCAACACCGTGGTCATCATCGAGCACAACCTGGACGTGATCAAGACCGCGGACTGGCTGCTCGACATGGGCCCGGAAGGCGGCGCTGGGGGCGGCCAGGTGATCGCCAAGGGCACACCGGAAACGGTGGCGGCGAGCCGCGCGAGCTTCACCGGCAAGTACCTGGCGCCGCTGCTAGAGCGTCGCTGA
- a CDS encoding sulfite exporter TauE/SafE family protein: protein MLIESLLSQTQLTPLELACLAPIVLWAYTIFGLTGFGSSIMAMPLLTQIVPLRTAVPMILFFDLVAGTLLGMRSRSHVHVGELRRLMPSVLVGMISGLALLMFAPERPLLLLLGLFVLLYSAWNLLFKRGFSELDPRLSVPFGVVGGMLTAMFGTGGPLYTIYLAGRLRDAAQLRATTSTLIVLTAFGRLILFAVAGLYANAAIFMLAAMLMPCAIAGYFMGGWLHRRIAPAKVIRAVWAILIAAGFGLVYRSALG from the coding sequence TTGCTGATCGAATCCCTGCTGTCGCAGACCCAGCTGACTCCCCTCGAGCTCGCCTGCCTGGCGCCGATCGTGCTGTGGGCCTATACGATCTTCGGGCTCACCGGCTTCGGCTCTTCCATCATGGCGATGCCGCTGCTCACGCAGATCGTTCCGCTGCGCACCGCGGTGCCGATGATCCTGTTCTTCGATCTTGTCGCGGGAACCCTGCTGGGCATGCGCAGCCGTAGCCACGTGCATGTGGGCGAGTTGCGCAGGCTGATGCCGAGCGTGCTGGTGGGCATGATCTCGGGCCTGGCGCTGCTGATGTTCGCGCCGGAGCGTCCGCTGCTGCTGTTGCTCGGTTTGTTCGTGCTGCTGTATTCCGCATGGAACCTGCTGTTCAAGCGCGGCTTCAGCGAGCTGGACCCGCGGCTGTCGGTGCCATTCGGCGTAGTAGGGGGCATGCTGACCGCGATGTTCGGTACCGGCGGCCCGCTGTACACAATCTACCTGGCAGGACGGTTGCGGGACGCCGCGCAGTTGCGGGCCACTACCAGCACGCTGATCGTGCTGACGGCGTTCGGCCGGCTGATCCTTTTCGCGGTAGCGGGACTCTATGCCAATGCCGCGATCTTCATGCTGGCGGCGATGCTGATGCCGTGCGCCATCGCCGGCTACTTCATGGGCGGCTGGCTGCACCGGCGCATCGCCCCGGCCAAGGTCATCCGCGCCGTATGGGCCATCCTGATCGCTGCCGGCTTCGGCCTGGTTTATCGCAGCGCGCTGGGATAA
- a CDS encoding single-stranded DNA-binding protein has product MASINKVILVGNLGADPETRYLPSGDAVSNIRLATTDRYKDKTSGEMKEATEWHRIAFFGKLAEIAGQYLRKGSQVYIEGRIRTRKWTDQSGVEKYSTEIVAEQMQMLGSRQGMGGGGGGGDDMGGGGYGGGREASGGGGGGYGGGARSGGGQAAGGQQGAGGARRQQQAPSNGFEDMDDDIPF; this is encoded by the coding sequence ATGGCATCGATCAACAAAGTCATCCTCGTCGGCAACCTGGGCGCGGACCCGGAAACCCGCTACCTGCCCAGCGGCGACGCCGTGAGCAACATCCGCCTGGCGACCACCGATCGCTACAAGGACAAGACCAGCGGCGAGATGAAGGAAGCCACCGAGTGGCACCGCATCGCCTTCTTCGGCAAGCTGGCCGAGATCGCGGGCCAGTATCTGCGCAAGGGCTCGCAGGTCTATATCGAAGGCCGCATCCGTACCCGCAAGTGGACCGACCAGTCCGGCGTGGAAAAGTACAGCACTGAAATCGTGGCTGAGCAAATGCAGATGCTGGGCTCGCGCCAAGGCATGGGCGGCGGCGGCGGTGGTGGCGACGACATGGGCGGCGGTGGCTACGGTGGTGGCCGTGAAGCTTCGGGCGGTGGCGGCGGTGGCTACGGCGGCGGTGCACGCAGCGGTGGCGGCCAGGCTGCCGGTGGCCAGCAAGGTGCTGGCGGCGCGCGTCGCCAGCAGCAGGCTCCGTCGAACGGCTTTGAAGATATGGACGACGATATTCCGTTCTGA